The following coding sequences are from one Pseudomonas mendocina window:
- a CDS encoding chemotaxis protein CheW — protein MSQAVATQNSATSLTSLLVPLADRTLLLPNVAVAELIPYRAPQVSEGTPDWFLGQIAWRDLRLPLLSFEAASGGQAKVASGARVAVINALGGRPKVKFIALLVQGIPRSLKVGNDLAAADVDLAPLELGAARVGEDVVRIPDLVGLEQLLADAGLI, from the coding sequence ATGAGCCAAGCCGTCGCCACCCAGAACAGCGCTACCAGCCTCACCAGCTTGCTAGTGCCTCTGGCCGACCGCACCCTGCTGTTGCCCAACGTCGCGGTAGCCGAGCTGATTCCCTACCGCGCCCCGCAGGTCAGTGAAGGCACGCCAGACTGGTTTCTCGGCCAGATCGCCTGGCGTGATCTGCGTCTGCCACTGTTGTCCTTCGAAGCTGCCAGTGGTGGGCAGGCGAAGGTTGCCAGCGGCGCGCGGGTGGCGGTGATCAACGCATTGGGCGGGCGGCCCAAGGTCAAGTTCATCGCCCTGTTGGTACAGGGGATTCCGCGTTCCTTGAAGGTCGGCAACGATCTGGCTGCGGCCGATGTCGATCTGGCGCCGCTGGAATTGGGCGCCGCGCGCGTTGGTGAGGATGTCGTGCGGATTCCCGACCTGGTCGGGCTGGAGCAGTTGCTGGCGGATGCCGGGTTGATCTGA
- a CDS encoding sodium:alanine symporter family protein, producing MNELVSTLNGYVWSSALIYLCLGVGLYFSLRGRFLQVRHFKEMIRLMFSGKTDEHGITSFQALTMTLAGRVGTGNIAGVATAITFGGPGAVFWMWMVAFLGASSAFIESTLGQVYKEKLNGEYRGGPAFYIERGLGMKWYAWLFAIVTVFACGLLLPGVQANSIASSAHTAFGMEPTVTAALLAILLGMIIFGGVKRIAHFTQVVVPFMALGYILVALVIILLHIEQLPGVMALIFKSAFGLEAGFGAIVGLAIQWGVKRGVYSNEAGQGTGPHASSAAAVSHPVKQGLVQGFSVYIDTLFVCSATAFMLLITGQYNVQAPDGTPLFTGIAGVAAGPGYVQTAMENVMPGFGNIFVAIALFFFAFTTILAYYYIAETNIAYINRKVKRPILTLLLKLGIIVATVYGTVRSATVAWDLGDLGVGLMAWLNIIAIVLMHKIAYKCLKDYEEQQAQGKDPVFDPVKLGIKNADYWTNDPAAINLRIEQNDSLQGNEAQQPRN from the coding sequence ATGAACGAACTGGTCTCTACCCTCAATGGGTATGTCTGGAGCTCTGCGCTGATTTACCTGTGCCTCGGCGTCGGACTCTACTTCTCCTTGCGCGGCCGCTTCCTCCAGGTTCGCCACTTCAAAGAAATGATCCGCCTGATGTTCAGCGGCAAAACCGATGAACATGGCATCACCTCCTTCCAGGCCCTGACCATGACCCTCGCTGGACGTGTGGGTACCGGCAATATCGCGGGCGTGGCCACGGCCATCACCTTTGGCGGCCCCGGCGCAGTGTTCTGGATGTGGATGGTGGCCTTCCTGGGCGCCAGTTCAGCCTTCATCGAATCCACTCTTGGCCAGGTGTACAAGGAGAAACTCAACGGCGAGTACCGCGGTGGCCCAGCCTTCTACATCGAGCGCGGCCTCGGCATGAAGTGGTATGCCTGGCTGTTTGCCATCGTTACCGTATTCGCCTGCGGCCTCTTGCTGCCAGGCGTACAGGCCAACTCCATCGCCTCTAGTGCGCATACCGCATTCGGCATGGAACCCACCGTCACCGCCGCCCTGCTGGCCATCCTGCTTGGCATGATCATCTTCGGTGGCGTGAAGCGTATCGCCCACTTCACCCAGGTGGTGGTGCCGTTCATGGCGCTGGGCTACATCCTGGTCGCACTGGTCATCATTCTTCTGCACATCGAGCAGTTGCCGGGCGTAATGGCGCTGATCTTCAAGAGCGCCTTCGGCCTCGAGGCCGGTTTCGGCGCAATCGTTGGCCTGGCCATTCAGTGGGGAGTCAAGCGTGGCGTTTATTCCAACGAAGCCGGCCAGGGAACCGGTCCGCACGCCTCCTCAGCTGCAGCCGTCAGCCACCCGGTCAAGCAAGGCCTGGTGCAAGGCTTCTCGGTCTATATCGACACCCTATTCGTCTGCTCCGCCACGGCGTTCATGCTGCTGATCACCGGCCAGTACAACGTGCAGGCACCTGACGGTACTCCGCTGTTCACCGGCATTGCCGGCGTCGCAGCCGGCCCTGGTTACGTCCAGACGGCCATGGAGAACGTGATGCCAGGCTTCGGTAACATCTTCGTCGCCATCGCTCTGTTCTTCTTCGCCTTCACCACCATCTTGGCGTACTACTACATCGCCGAAACCAACATCGCCTATATCAACCGCAAGGTAAAACGCCCCATTCTGACCCTGCTGCTGAAACTCGGCATCATCGTCGCGACCGTCTATGGCACCGTGCGCAGCGCCACCGTCGCCTGGGATCTGGGTGACCTCGGTGTAGGCCTGATGGCCTGGCTGAACATCATCGCCATCGTGCTGATGCACAAGATTGCCTACAAGTGCCTCAAGGATTATGAGGAGCAGCAGGCGCAAGGTAAGGATCCGGTGTTCGATCCGGTGAAGCTCGGCATCAAGAACGCCGACTACTGGACCAACGACCCGGCCGCGATCAACCTGCGGATCGAGCAGAACGACAGCCTGCAAGGCAATGAGGCCCAGCAACCACGTAACTGA
- a CDS encoding chemotaxis protein CheB → MTEKTAARIAVIADTSLQRHVLQQALAGSGYQVVLNSDPARLDEDALAACETDLWLVDLAQSEDSPLVDSLLEHASAPVLFGEGHAPERHSENYPRWERRLFGKLKRLVGDPAEAVGPSLQALFDEAQRPARLELPQALADTPLKAGEPARQVWLLAASLGGPAAVKAFLDALPGGLPIGFIYAQHIDASFEAVLPQAVGRHSQWRVNPARQGDPVRCGEVVIAPIARELGFAEDGAMQVAERGWPEPYSPSIDQMMLNLAQQFGAQCGVIAFSGMGSDGSAAAAYVKRQGGVIWTQRADSCASPSMPDSLREGGYSSFSADPRELAVALVNHLAENCS, encoded by the coding sequence ATGACAGAGAAAACCGCGGCACGTATTGCAGTGATCGCCGACACCTCGCTGCAGCGCCATGTGTTGCAGCAGGCGCTGGCCGGCAGTGGTTATCAGGTGGTGCTCAATAGCGACCCGGCACGTCTCGACGAGGACGCCCTGGCCGCCTGCGAGACCGACCTGTGGCTGGTGGATCTGGCTCAGTCGGAAGATTCGCCACTGGTTGACAGCCTGCTGGAGCATGCCAGCGCGCCGGTGCTGTTCGGCGAAGGCCATGCGCCCGAACGTCATTCTGAAAATTATCCGCGCTGGGAGCGACGCCTGTTCGGCAAGCTCAAGCGTCTGGTCGGCGATCCGGCGGAGGCGGTTGGCCCGAGCCTGCAGGCATTGTTTGACGAGGCGCAGCGTCCAGCTCGCCTGGAATTGCCACAGGCCTTGGCAGACACACCGCTCAAGGCCGGCGAGCCGGCGCGCCAAGTCTGGTTGCTGGCGGCTTCGCTGGGTGGCCCGGCGGCGGTCAAGGCGTTTCTCGACGCCCTGCCGGGTGGACTGCCCATCGGCTTCATCTATGCCCAGCATATCGATGCCAGCTTCGAAGCCGTGCTGCCGCAGGCGGTTGGCCGGCATAGCCAGTGGCGCGTCAATCCGGCGCGCCAGGGGGATCCGGTACGTTGCGGCGAAGTGGTGATTGCGCCCATCGCACGTGAACTGGGATTCGCCGAGGACGGTGCCATGCAGGTCGCTGAACGCGGCTGGCCGGAGCCCTACAGCCCGTCCATCGACCAGATGATGCTCAATCTGGCGCAGCAGTTCGGTGCCCAGTGTGGGGTAATTGCCTTCAGCGGCATGGGCAGTGATGGCAGTGCTGCGGCCGCCTACGTCAAGCGCCAGGGTGGGGTGATCTGGACTCAGCGCGCCGACAGCTGTGCCAGTCCGAGTATGCCAGACAGCCTGCGCGAGGGCGGCTACAGCAGCTTCAGCGCCGACCCGCGTGAACTGGCCGTAGCCCTGGTCAATCATCTTGCGGAAAACTGCAGCTGA
- a CDS encoding 16S rRNA (uracil(1498)-N(3))-methyltransferase produces MRLSRFFIDAPLSLGQHELPEAQAHYIGRVLRHAVGDAVQLFDGSGREYLGELIEVGKKNVRVELREAIDGLAESPLRIHLGQGLSRGERMDWAIQKATELGAAEITPIVSARCEVRLKDERADKRMAHWRQVAISACEQCGRSVLPVIHPPLEMDAWLQRAEADLKLVLHPVAAPLQSHAKPSALAILIGPEGGLSEDEVTQALNSGFQAARLGSRVLRTETAPVVALSIAQQLWGDLQA; encoded by the coding sequence ATGCGCCTCTCCCGCTTCTTTATCGATGCCCCGCTCTCCCTCGGCCAGCACGAGCTGCCCGAGGCGCAGGCCCATTACATCGGCCGCGTACTGCGCCATGCGGTAGGCGATGCCGTGCAGCTGTTCGACGGCAGCGGTCGGGAATACCTGGGCGAGCTGATCGAGGTGGGCAAGAAGAACGTACGCGTCGAGTTGCGTGAAGCCATCGACGGCCTGGCCGAATCACCGCTGCGTATTCACCTCGGCCAGGGCCTGTCACGTGGCGAGCGCATGGATTGGGCGATCCAGAAGGCCACCGAACTGGGCGCAGCGGAAATCACCCCGATCGTCTCTGCCCGCTGCGAGGTGCGCCTGAAGGACGAACGCGCCGACAAGCGCATGGCCCATTGGCGCCAGGTGGCCATCAGTGCCTGCGAGCAATGCGGGCGCTCGGTACTGCCTGTGATCCATCCGCCGCTGGAAATGGACGCGTGGCTGCAGCGGGCCGAGGCGGATCTGAAACTGGTCTTGCACCCCGTCGCAGCCCCCCTGCAGAGCCACGCGAAACCAAGCGCCCTAGCGATCCTGATCGGCCCAGAGGGCGGCCTGAGCGAGGATGAGGTGACCCAGGCGCTCAACAGTGGTTTCCAGGCAGCACGCCTGGGATCGCGTGTACTGCGCACGGAAACTGCTCCCGTGGTCGCCCTTAGCATCGCCCAACAGCTCTGGGGCGACCTGCAGGCCTAG
- a CDS encoding cytochrome b translates to MQWRNTSARYGLVSVVLHWLVALAVFGLFALGFWMVGLSYYDPWRQSAPDLHKSIGIVLFVVMLLRVLWRLFNPAPAALASHSQLTRLASKLGHGVLYFGLFGVMISGYLISTADGRGIEVFGLFSVPATLSGIAQQEDIAGAIHEYLAWGLVIFAGLHGLAAIKHHFIDRDSTLLRMFGR, encoded by the coding sequence ATGCAATGGCGCAATACCTCTGCTCGTTATGGTCTGGTCAGCGTCGTGCTGCACTGGCTGGTGGCGTTGGCCGTGTTCGGTCTGTTCGCCCTCGGCTTCTGGATGGTGGGGCTCAGCTACTACGACCCGTGGCGTCAGAGCGCGCCTGATCTGCACAAGAGCATCGGCATCGTGCTGTTTGTCGTGATGCTGCTGCGGGTGCTATGGCGCCTGTTCAATCCGGCTCCGGCGGCCCTGGCCAGCCATAGTCAGCTCACTCGCCTGGCCTCCAAGCTGGGTCATGGCGTTCTCTATTTCGGCCTGTTCGGCGTGATGATCTCCGGTTACCTGATTTCCACCGCCGATGGTCGTGGTATCGAAGTATTTGGCCTGTTCAGCGTGCCGGCGACCCTGAGCGGTATCGCGCAACAGGAAGACATTGCCGGTGCGATCCACGAATACCTGGCCTGGGGCCTGGTGATCTTTGCCGGGCTGCATGGCCTGGCGGCGATCAAACACCATTTCATCGACCGCGACAGCACCCTGCTGCGGATGTTCGGGCGCTGA
- a CDS encoding adenosylmethionine--8-amino-7-oxononanoate transaminase, whose product MSLNDHWMQRDLDVLWHPCTQMKDHERLPLVAIRKASGVWLEDFDGKRYLDAVSSWWVNVFGHANPRINARIRDQLENLEHVMLAGFTHQPVIELSERLVQITPAGLNKVFYADNGSSGIEVALKMSFHYWLNSGQASKKRFVTLSNSYHGETVAAMSVGDVSLFTDTYKPLLLDTLKVPSPDCYLRPEGMSWEEHSRAMFAHMEHTLADHHHEVAAVIVEPLIQGAGGMRMYHPIYLRLLRDACDRYGVHLIHDEIAVGFGRTGTMFACEQAGITPDFLVLSKALTGGYLPMAAVLTTDEVYGAFYDDYTTLRAFLHSHTYTGNPLACAAALATLDIFRDDHVIERNKALAARMASATTHLIDHPNVAEVRQTGMALAIEMVQDKSSKAAYPWQERRGLRVYQHALERGALLRPLGSVVYFLPPYVITPEEIDFLAEVASEGIDIATRSSVSVAVDNRYPDHRDPG is encoded by the coding sequence ATGAGCCTCAATGACCACTGGATGCAACGCGACCTCGACGTGTTGTGGCACCCCTGCACTCAGATGAAGGATCACGAGCGCCTGCCGCTGGTCGCGATCCGCAAGGCCTCCGGCGTATGGCTGGAGGACTTCGACGGCAAACGCTATCTGGATGCAGTCAGCTCCTGGTGGGTCAACGTCTTCGGCCACGCCAACCCACGCATCAACGCGCGCATCCGTGATCAGCTGGAAAATCTCGAACACGTGATGCTCGCCGGCTTCACCCATCAACCGGTCATCGAGCTGTCCGAGCGCCTGGTGCAGATCACCCCGGCCGGCCTGAACAAGGTGTTCTATGCCGACAACGGCTCCTCGGGCATCGAAGTAGCGCTGAAGATGAGCTTTCACTACTGGCTCAACAGCGGCCAGGCGAGCAAGAAGCGCTTCGTCACGTTGAGCAACAGCTACCACGGGGAAACGGTAGCCGCGATGTCGGTGGGCGACGTGTCGCTGTTCACCGACACCTACAAACCCTTGCTACTCGACACGCTCAAGGTGCCGAGTCCCGACTGTTATCTGCGCCCGGAGGGCATGAGCTGGGAAGAGCATTCGCGCGCGATGTTCGCCCATATGGAGCATACGCTGGCCGACCATCATCATGAGGTCGCAGCGGTGATCGTCGAACCACTGATCCAGGGCGCTGGCGGCATGCGCATGTATCACCCGATCTACCTCAGGCTGCTGCGCGACGCCTGCGACCGCTACGGCGTGCACCTCATCCATGACGAAATCGCCGTTGGCTTCGGCCGCACCGGCACGATGTTCGCCTGCGAGCAGGCCGGCATCACCCCTGACTTCCTGGTGCTGTCCAAGGCGCTGACCGGCGGCTACCTGCCGATGGCTGCGGTGCTGACCACCGATGAGGTCTATGGCGCCTTCTATGACGATTACACCACCCTCCGCGCCTTCCTGCACTCGCACACCTACACCGGCAACCCGCTAGCCTGCGCCGCCGCCCTGGCGACGCTGGACATCTTCCGCGATGACCACGTGATCGAGCGCAACAAGGCCCTGGCCGCGCGCATGGCCAGCGCCACCACACACCTGATCGATCACCCTAACGTCGCCGAAGTGCGCCAGACCGGCATGGCCCTGGCCATCGAGATGGTGCAGGACAAATCCAGCAAGGCGGCCTACCCCTGGCAGGAGCGGCGTGGCCTGCGCGTGTACCAGCACGCACTGGAGCGCGGTGCGCTGCTGCGCCCGCTGGGCAGTGTGGTGTATTTCCTGCCGCCCTACGTGATCACTCCAGAAGAGATCGACTTCCTCGCCGAGGTGGCCAGTGAAGGCATCGATATCGCCACACGCTCGTCCGTCAGCGTGGCGGTGGACAACCGTTACCCCGATCATCGCGATCCGGGGTGA